The sequence CCACCGGATCGGTATAAAGCTGGTCGGCGCCGGCCACGGAATTTGGAGAGCCTGCGTTACCCTGCTTGGCATCGTCGCCGCCACCGCCGCAACCTGCCAGCGCAAGCACCGCAAGCATACTCAGATTAAGCACCACCATCCTGGACGACCGCTGAAAATCACGCATGTACATTCTCCTAATATTCCCGCTTAAATTCCCATTTAAAAATGGCGCAGAGATCGTTGAGCCACCCGCCTGTTGCAGGAGTCCTTATAAGTGATGCCCGCCAAGGCAAAAGAAGGGGCCATCAAGCGACCCTATTATTTGTAACAGTTTGTCACCAGAATGCGGCAGATAAATAGTAGCCCGATTATTCTGGCGCGCTATTCCAGCACCCCTTCCTGCTCACGCAGCCACCAGGCGAGCCAGCCCAGGATCACCGCCGGCGCCAGGCTGGTCGCCAGCAAATTGACCAGCGCTTGCCGCGACTCTGCCATGCCGGAGCCGAACAGCAGCAGCCAGCCCGCACCCGGCAGCACGGCCTGCGCCTGCATCAGCGCCAGCCACAGCATGGTGGCCGCGCTGACCACCAGCCCGTACAGGCCAAGCCAAGGCAAGGCGGTTGCCAGCCAGGCCGGCAGCACTGAAGCAACTACATGGCGCGGCAACGCTACCGCCAACCGCCGCGCCGCGTCAGCCTGCGGCGGTAGTTGCTGCATCAGGGCAGCGGAGAATCCTTGATCCGCCGTTTCATCCAGGGCCGCCTGCTGCTGCAGCAGTGCAGCCAGCCAGTCTTCGCCAGCGGCTGCGGCATGCATGGGAGGGGTAGTTTTCATTTGCACTGCTCCATGGTGTTGCGCGGGGCCCAGGCCGCAAGCGCCGTTTCCAGCTTGGCGCGGCCGCGCAATAAATGGGTTTTGAGGGTGCCCAGCGGGCAGCCCAGGGCTTCCGCGGCTTCGGCGTGCGAGAGATCGCCCCAATAACTCAGCACGATAGCTTGCCGCTCGGCTTCGCTCAGCACCGCGAGCGCGCGCTGCATATCCAGCGACAACGCCACCGCATCGCTCAAAGGCAGGGCCTGGCTCACCTGCGCCAGCACATCGGCAGAGACCTGATGCTCATCCGCCGCTTCGTGCAAAGCCTGAGTCTGGGCCTGCAGCTGCGCATCGCCGCGCCGCCGCTGTTCCAGAAACACATTGGTGGCGATACGGATCAGCCAGGTGCGAAAGCGGGCTTCACCGCGGAAACCGTCCAGCTTCTGATAAGCGCGTAAAAAGGTCTCCTGCGCCAGCTCATCCGCCCAGGCTGCATCACCACCGGCCAGGCGCCGCAGCAGCGCCCGCACCACGCCTTGGTGACGGCCTACCAGCAGCGCGAAAGCGCGCCGGTCGTCATACTGGCGCACCCGCTGCAGCAGGGCCAGGTCGGGATCTTCAGGCAACTGCCTTGCGGGCAGCACGGCGACGTCGGCCTTCACCGGGAGTTAACGCGGTACGGACTTGGATTCCATCTTCCATACCACCAGCAGCGCGATGCCGACGAACAAGGGAATGCAACCGATCGCCCACAGCCAGTCGCCCGGGCTCATGGCGTAAAACATCACCATCACGCCCAGGCCTACGCCGACGTTAGTCGCGCCGAAGATCAACTGGCCGCTCTTGCTCTGCCAGCTGCCATTGCGGTTGGCGGAACGATCCGCCAGCAAGCTGCCGTCCAGCAGCTGCGGCGGGATTTCACGGCCTTGCGCCACCATCTGCCGCAAGGTCTCGTGCATCAGCTCGGTGCGGCGCATCCGGGCCGAGACGCCCATGATGATAGCGACGATGGGGATAAACATGCCGACGATGGGAATCAGGAAGGGAGCGAGGTGCGTAAGGTCTGACAGGTTCATGTTGTCTCCGGAACGGGTTTCTTGAATGGCTTACCCTGCTTGGATGAGGCTGGACGGCGTTTTGGATTCAAAATCGCGCATTTTTTTGAACGGGCTTGCTTCCGCCCGCCCTGTTGCGCTGGAATTTCACATCCTACTGCGCCGGCATAAATGCCACAAGACAACATTTCATGAGGAGAGAAGCGGCATTTCTGCCGCTTTTGCTCAGTTTGGCGCGGCTACCAATACATTGAAGGTGTCCGGCAACAGCGGAGCGCGCGGGCGCGGATTGGCCGCAGTTGGCGCCGGCGCCGCGCCGAATGTTCCACTTACCAGGTAGACGCGATGGGTTGCCGGATCGAGCGCCATGGTCCGCGCGCCCTTTTGCGTGGCGAGGTTGGCCGTTACCGTGTACTTGTCGGCCGTGTCCTCATGCACTACCGTCAAGGTTCCGCCACCGTTGGAAACAAACACCAGCCCCGAAGCAGGATCGAAGGCTGCGGCATCCGGCCGGTCGCCGATGGTCACGGTCGCGACGGTTTTTCCCGAGACGGCGTCGACCACCATCATTTTCCTGTTGCCGCATACCGAAAACAGCCTGTGGTGCGCATCGTCGATCGCCAGGCCGCTCGGCCCGTCGCACGCCGCCATGGGCCAGCGCTGGACGATTTTCGACGACTGTGCATCCAGCACCGCGATTTCGTTCTTGTCTTCGACGTTGAAAAAGACATGGCCCAGGCTGTCGCCGACAGCGAATTCCGGCTGGCCGGAAGCCGGCAGCTTGGCTGTAACCTTGCGCGTTACCGCATCGACCACCGTCACGCTCTGGTCTTTGCCATTGAAGCTGTAGATGCGCTGCAATGGCGGGTAATACATGATCGAGTCGGGACCGGCGCCGACATCCTTGATAGTGTCGACGGTCTTGAGACTGTCGAGCTCAAAAACCGTGATCGTGCCTGCGCGCCCATTGCTGGTGAATCCAAGTTTCAGATCCTGCGCGAACGCCACGCCATGGACGCCCGCTGTATCGGCGATGTTGGCAACCAGTTCACCCGAGCGCGTATCGATGACCTGCACATGGTCGGAGCGGCTGACAAACAGATGGCTCCGCTGGCTGTCGACAGCGATGTAGTCCCAGCCTTCCACGCCGGTTACCGGATAGCGCGCAACGATCTTGTAGTACTCAGGCGTTGCTGCCCGGGCCGCCGGAGCAAGCGCAATCTGTAACAGCAAAGCAGCGCCGGCGACCGTCATGGTCGAACTGCTGAAGGAGAAGTTTTTCATGTATCTGATGGAGGGATGGCTGGAGTTCCAGTGGCTAACGGTCAATTGTTTCGGCTATGGCAGCCGGGATATCCTGGCTGGCCGCACCATGCTATCAGGAAACAATTAGCGCAGAATTAGCATGCCATCGCCGTGGACATGGACATGGCCTCAACGTTATCGACTTCAGGCGCCAACCCCATGCACCAGCAAGGCAATCGCATGGCGCGCGATGGCGCGCGCATCAATCGGCTTGTTCTCCGGGCCGATTTTGCGCGTCATGATCGCAGCCAGCGGCAGGATCGTCAGCCCCATCAGCGACATGAACAGCAGCGCCGGTTCCAGTTCTGCGTTAAGCAAGCCGTCGCGCTGCCATTTCTTGATGCACAGCAGCGCCGCCCGCTGATCATCGTCGCCGACGCGCGCATGCATGCGCTGCTTGAGCAAGCCGTCATGCGAGATGATTCCGCGCAGCCAGAGCGGTGCAAACCAAGGATAGTCGGTTGCGACATCGACAAACTTCTGCGTCAGCTCTGTGATGGCCGCCACCGGGTCGTCCGGATGTCTCTGGAAGACACCGCCCAATGCAGCTTTCACCGGCAGGAACCGGTCTTCGATCAAACCGTCGATCAGCTGCTCGCGACTGGTGAAGTAGTAGTTCACCATCGCCGGCGTCACCTTGGCTTCACGGGCGATAGCGGCCAGCGTGGTGTCGGCGATGCCCTGCCGTGCAAACAAGACCAGCGCCGTGTCCAGCAGCAGGCTGCGCTGCTCAGGACCCCGCGCACTGCCGGCCGGCCGCCCCGGCCGTTTTGCCGCTGCCTGCGGCGCCTTCTTGTCCACCGCAGCGCTTGTGCGCGCAGGAGATTGCTTTTTCACCAACTTCGATTCGGCCATTTGACTACCCAGGAAATTCAGCATATATTAAACGATCATTTAATTAATTTCAAACGGACCGTCACCTCATGAGCGCCGATATTACCGTAAGCATTGAAGACGCCGCCAGCGTCAGCGATCAAACGCAAGGCCATCCGCCGATACGCCTGATCTTTTCGGCGCTGCTGCTGGTGATGCTGCTGGCCGCACTCGACCAGACCATCGTCTCGACCGCGTTGCCAACCATCGTCAGCGACCTCGGCGGCCTTGAAAGCCTGTCGTGGGTGGTCACCGCCTATCTGCTGGCGTCGACCATCGTGGTGCCGCTGTATGGCAAGTTCGGCGACCTGTTCGGCCGCAAGATCGTGCTGCAGACGGCGATCGTACTGTTCTTGCTGGGATCGGTGCTGTGCGGCATCGCCCAGAACATGACCCAGCTGGTGCTGCTGCGCGCGCTGCAAGGGCTGGGCGGCGGCGGCCTGATGGTGGTCACCATGGCGGCCATCGGCGACATCATTCCGCCGGCCGACCGCGGCCGTTACCAGGGCATGTTCGGCGGCGTCTTCGGGCTGGCGACCGTGGTCGGCCCGCTGATCGGCGGCTTCCTGGTCGAGCACCTGTCGTGGCGCTGGATTTTCTACATCAACCTGCCGCTCGGGATCGTTGCGCTGCTGGTGATCGGCACCGCGTTCAAGCCGCACATCGTGCGCGTGAAACACGAAATCGACTATATGGGCGCCGCCTTCCTGGCATCCGCCCTGACCTGCATCATCATGTTCACCAGCCAGGGCGGCACCATCCTGCCGTGGTCGTCGCCGCAACTCTGGTTCACGCTGGCGCTGGCGATCCTGTCGATCGCCGGCTTCATCTATGAAGAACGACAGGCCGCCGAACCGATCATCCCGCTCGCACTGTTCCGCGAACGCACCTTCGTGGTCAGCAGCCTGATCGGCTTCATCGTCGGCATGGCGTTGTTCGGATCGGTGACCTTCCTGCCGCTCTATCTCCAGGTGGTCAAGAATTCGACGCCCTCGGAAGCCGGCATGCAGCTGCTGCCGCTGATGGGCGGCCTGCTGGTCACATCGATCATCGGCGGACAGATCATCAGCAAGATCGGCCGCTACCGCTACTTTCCTATCATCGGCACCTTCATTGCCTGCATCGGCATGTTCCTGCTGGCCTCCATCGATAACGCGACGCCGCTGCACACCATGTACCTGTACATGGGCCTGCTCGGCGCCGGCCTCGGCATGGTGATGCAGGTGCTTGTGCTGGCAGTGCAAAACAGCGTGGCGTACAAGCACATGGGGGTGGCGACATCGGGCGCCATGACGTTCCGTTCGATCGGCGGCTCCATCGGCGTTGCCGCCTTCGGCGCGCTGTTCACGCAGGGCTTGCATACGCGCCTGGCGACGCTGATCCCGGCCGGCACCGAGCTGCCGCAAACCTTCGGCCCGGCCACCGTGCACCATTTGCCCGCCGCATTGCGCGGGGATTATCTGCAAGCCTTCGGCGGCGCCTTGAGCACGGTGTATATCGTCGCCGGCTGCATCATCGCGCTGGCGTTCGCGCTGGCCTGGCTGTTTGAAGACGTGCAGCTAAAGAAAAAATAAGGCGCTTTTTTCAAACCGGCCGACGTACCCTGCCGGCCAGAACCCGCGCCGCGCGGCGGCAGATTCTTTCCGAAACGAGTATGCAGGCCAATAGAGTCAGCAAGACCATGATGCTGCCGCGGCTAGCGAGATGGCCGCGCATATAGCTGACCCATGCGGGCGGCGTCATCAGCAAATTGCAGGTAAGCACAATGAAGGTGAATGCCGCTGAAATAATCATTACCCAGTAGAGCTGCCGTTCGTCTGCTTGTTTTTGCGTACTCATTTTCATCCCCTTGGCACTCGCTGCGCTTGTTCGCATCTCCATATACACTCCAGTACGGCAACAGGCATAGTAAGAGTGCTTGATGACGTCTTGATTACATAGACGAGTTTCCGCTACATAGCGTAAGCGCACACCACCATTCTCGAATTCAGGAGCCGCAATGCAATCTCGGAATTTTCTTGCAGCGGCAGTCTTGCTGCTCGCCACAGCGTCGCTAGCGGCACAGGAAGCACCATCCTTCCTCTCCCAGCACCACTCCTCGCCCGAGGACAGGCAAGCGATCGAGCGGGTGCTTGCTGCCTACACCAGTTCGCTGAACAGCGGCGACGAGAAGAGCTTTGCGGCGCTGCTTCTGGATGAACAGATACCCTTCATGGCGACCTATTCCCTGGATAGCCGCAGTACAGGCAACAAGCCGCTCGATACGCGCCGCTACGCAGATTTTCGCCAAGCGGTTTTCGCCAGCGGCAAACACTTCGAGCAGCGCTTCTATAACGTCCGCATAGAGCAAGACGGCGAGCTGGCGCAAGCTTCCCTGGATTTCGTGACCAAGGAAGCAAATTCGCAGAAAGGCAGCTATGGCTGGAAAACCCTCCAGCTCCTCAAAGTGAATGGCGCCTGGAAAATAGCGAGCGAGCTTTACACCGCGTATGCTCTGCCGATGCAGTGAATTTCCCCTGTCCCCTATTGCATTTTTAAGGAGAGAAAGCAATGTATTTTCTTACCCGGAAGCAGACCACTCGCCCTATAGCGCAAGGCTGCGCTGTCTTGAGCAGAGCCGGCCCGCACCGGCAAATCATTGCTGCCGCATTCGCTATTGCGCTGCACGGAACAGTCTTGGCGACAGCACCGACTGCGCAGGAATCCGCGCAAGAAATGCCCGACAATATGGTCGCCAAGGAAGTAGGCGACATCTCCTGCCAGATCCCGCAACTGCTCTATCCGTCACACGCGCAACAATTGGGGATGGAAGGGACGGCCATTCTGCATATTACGGTCGGGACCCGCGGCCAGATAGAAACGGCCGAAGTACGCACCTCGACCGGCAACGCCGAGCTTGATGCAGCGGCAGTTACTTCCGTCATGCAGGCGCACTGCAAGCTGCATCAAGAAAATGGCCGGCCGATACGCGTCTCAACCCTGCTGCCTGTATCGTTTTATCTTGAGCGAGGACACCTCAAAACGATATAAGGCCGCGCTCATCCGAACGGAAGGCAAAGTCGCTTTTCAGGTGGTCGAGGCGGTAAAGTTCATCGCGATCCCGTTCATGCAATAACGCAGTCCGGTCGGCTTGGGACCATCGTCGAAGACATGGCCGAGATGGCCGCCGCAGCGCTGGCAATGCACTTCCTTGCGCAGCATGCCAAAAGTCCTGTCCTCACGCGTGAGCACCGCGTTCTCCAGCGGTCGCCAGAAGCTTGGCCAGCCAGTATGGCTGTCGAACTTGGTGCTGGAAGAAAACAAGGGCCGAGCGCAGCCGGCGCAGCTAAAGACACCGGCGCC comes from Collimonas pratensis and encodes:
- a CDS encoding RNA polymerase sigma factor; the encoded protein is MKADVAVLPARQLPEDPDLALLQRVRQYDDRRAFALLVGRHQGVVRALLRRLAGGDAAWADELAQETFLRAYQKLDGFRGEARFRTWLIRIATNVFLEQRRRGDAQLQAQTQALHEAADEHQVSADVLAQVSQALPLSDAVALSLDMQRALAVLSEAERQAIVLSYWGDLSHAEAAEALGCPLGTLKTHLLRGRAKLETALAAWAPRNTMEQCK
- a CDS encoding DUF6249 domain-containing protein, producing the protein MNLSDLTHLAPFLIPIVGMFIPIVAIIMGVSARMRRTELMHETLRQMVAQGREIPPQLLDGSLLADRSANRNGSWQSKSGQLIFGATNVGVGLGVMVMFYAMSPGDWLWAIGCIPLFVGIALLVVWKMESKSVPR
- a CDS encoding YncE family protein; the protein is MKNFSFSSSTMTVAGAALLLQIALAPAARAATPEYYKIVARYPVTGVEGWDYIAVDSQRSHLFVSRSDHVQVIDTRSGELVANIADTAGVHGVAFAQDLKLGFTSNGRAGTITVFELDSLKTVDTIKDVGAGPDSIMYYPPLQRIYSFNGKDQSVTVVDAVTRKVTAKLPASGQPEFAVGDSLGHVFFNVEDKNEIAVLDAQSSKIVQRWPMAACDGPSGLAIDDAHHRLFSVCGNRKMMVVDAVSGKTVATVTIGDRPDAAAFDPASGLVFVSNGGGTLTVVHEDTADKYTVTANLATQKGARTMALDPATHRVYLVSGTFGAAPAPTAANPRPRAPLLPDTFNVLVAAPN
- a CDS encoding TetR/AcrR family transcriptional regulator, which gives rise to MAESKLVKKQSPARTSAAVDKKAPQAAAKRPGRPAGSARGPEQRSLLLDTALVLFARQGIADTTLAAIAREAKVTPAMVNYYFTSREQLIDGLIEDRFLPVKAALGGVFQRHPDDPVAAITELTQKFVDVATDYPWFAPLWLRGIISHDGLLKQRMHARVGDDDQRAALLCIKKWQRDGLLNAELEPALLFMSLMGLTILPLAAIMTRKIGPENKPIDARAIARHAIALLVHGVGA
- a CDS encoding MDR family MFS transporter, whose amino-acid sequence is MSADITVSIEDAASVSDQTQGHPPIRLIFSALLLVMLLAALDQTIVSTALPTIVSDLGGLESLSWVVTAYLLASTIVVPLYGKFGDLFGRKIVLQTAIVLFLLGSVLCGIAQNMTQLVLLRALQGLGGGGLMVVTMAAIGDIIPPADRGRYQGMFGGVFGLATVVGPLIGGFLVEHLSWRWIFYINLPLGIVALLVIGTAFKPHIVRVKHEIDYMGAAFLASALTCIIMFTSQGGTILPWSSPQLWFTLALAILSIAGFIYEERQAAEPIIPLALFRERTFVVSSLIGFIVGMALFGSVTFLPLYLQVVKNSTPSEAGMQLLPLMGGLLVTSIIGGQIISKIGRYRYFPIIGTFIACIGMFLLASIDNATPLHTMYLYMGLLGAGLGMVMQVLVLAVQNSVAYKHMGVATSGAMTFRSIGGSIGVAAFGALFTQGLHTRLATLIPAGTELPQTFGPATVHHLPAALRGDYLQAFGGALSTVYIVAGCIIALAFALAWLFEDVQLKKK
- a CDS encoding YybH family protein, whose translation is MQSRNFLAAAVLLLATASLAAQEAPSFLSQHHSSPEDRQAIERVLAAYTSSLNSGDEKSFAALLLDEQIPFMATYSLDSRSTGNKPLDTRRYADFRQAVFASGKHFEQRFYNVRIEQDGELAQASLDFVTKEANSQKGSYGWKTLQLLKVNGAWKIASELYTAYALPMQ
- a CDS encoding energy transducer TonB, which translates into the protein MYFLTRKQTTRPIAQGCAVLSRAGPHRQIIAAAFAIALHGTVLATAPTAQESAQEMPDNMVAKEVGDISCQIPQLLYPSHAQQLGMEGTAILHITVGTRGQIETAEVRTSTGNAELDAAAVTSVMQAHCKLHQENGRPIRVSTLLPVSFYLERGHLKTI
- the msrB gene encoding peptide-methionine (R)-S-oxide reductase MsrB, translating into MKTTRRTFLGAGLFAGLSVGLGSLVAATSRATVAEPAEHFEVMHSDAEWRSLLGASSYAVLRQEATERPYSSPLNEQHGAGVFSCAGCARPLFSSSTKFDSHTGWPSFWRPLENAVLTREDRTFGMLRKEVHCQRCGGHLGHVFDDGPKPTGLRYCMNGIAMNFTASTT